The region AAAAAAAGAACTAAAATAACTAACGAAAAGGTATTAACCTTTTTCGAAAGCAAAACCCCAATACTAAGAGCTCCAATGCATAAAAAAACAATTACCGGCCTGAAAAGTAAAAGGGCTAGAAGTGAAATAATACAATATAAAACTGCTATATACTTTTTGTTTATGTAAAATTGATAAAACTGATCAAAAAAAACAACTACCAGCATTACCATAAAACTTTCTTTTAAACCTGAAGCGTGATACCATAATACAAAAGAAGATACAGAATATGTTAGTGCACACAAAAAAGCGTATTTTATAGACATGAATTTCTTCGAAATCCTAAAAATACATAATGCAGTAAAAGCACCAATAATTATATAAACAAAGTTCAACAATAAGTTTGACTCAATTATGCGATATAATGAACTAATAACAAGGACAGCGCCTAAATCTTCCAAGAGCATATTGTTCAAATAATTTTTAATCCCATCCGAAAAACTCATTCCCGCCATTATTCGTGATTCTCGGTCATAGAAAAGAGCATCCGCCTCGCTAAAAACAAATAAATTACCTCTATAGTAATATGATATAATATTATAAATAGCAACTGATATAAAAGAATAAATAAATACAAGCAGCACTAATCTTTTTTCTGTATAATATTTTTCACTTTTAGCTAATTGAGAATTCAAAACCAAAAAAAATATGATTGATGTTAATATATTTAAAATGTAAATAGGTAAAAATTGCTCTTCTACATTAAATAGAAAAATAAACATTAGCAGTATACTAAAAATAAAATACCTAATATTAATAGATCTTAGCATCGATGTTGAAAAAGTGTTTTATATAAAAAATCTCAATAGTAATTATAAAATGGGAGTGATCAATTCTTTATTATTAACGGAGAAATAAAAAATAGCAAAATGTAACTTAAAAATCAAATTTCTTTTTTTCCTTATGTAAAACGAATGTGTTTTAATCAAATTTCAATAAAAAAACCACAAAATCTCACCTTTTGTAAGTTAATAATACTAAAATCAGAATCTAATTAGTAATTGACCACTTCTCAATATATTTTCGAGCAATATCAATGTAATTATGATGCATTTCGATAAATCTACGTGATTCGGCGCCAATATGCAAAATTTCATTACGTCTGGCCATAACATATTCTATTGATTCACATATTTGTTTAGAATTAGAAGTGATATTTATTATAGGACAAAAAACATATCCCAATTCATTAATACTATGATCGTCACCACCACCCATTAATATTTTCCCCTTAGCCATTGTAATTAAACCATTCATTCCGGACGAAAAACTGTTAGTCTGATCAAGAATAACATTTGTCTTATTAACTAATTCTATATATTGGTCGTATGGAAGTTGATTATTACATATAAATTCAGCCTCATTAAAATACTTATCTCTCATTAGACCAAAGGCTTCTTGAATATATATTGTTCCTTTTTCAGGTCGAGTAATACCATGATAGAAAACGACCTTATCCTCTACGATATTCTCCTTATACTCTATTTTATCAATATTTATAGGAAAAGGTATTGTCCCTATATTTTTTGGATGATTTCTAAATGGTTCAGCATATTCAAACATCGTTGGAATAACCCCATCTATCTGATCAATAAACCAATTTTCATAATCAACAATTTCAGTTCTTTCACATCTCAACATCTGTCCTGAATCATGTGTAATCTTCCTTAAATAATCATACACACCGCATCGTAACTCAACACTTTCAGTCCAATACTTAGCAATTAAATCGCTTGAGCCACATGCCGCCCAAAATACTTTACTATTATTATGCTTAACATAACGAATAAACCTTTTATTGAGAAATAACGTTGGTATAAAATATGGACTAATAAATTGAACTACATCATAACCTTTAAATAATCTTCTATTACTCCACAAATCAAAATAACCATATACTTTTCCTGTATATCCATTGCCCCATTTTTTCCAATTATAATCAGCATTAAATTTTCTTAGTCCATCACCTGTATTTGCCAAAAAAACTTCATGTCCTAAGACTCTTAAACCATCAGCAAGATTATTAAAAAACCCACTAAACTCACCTACAAGTAATATTTTCATTTCTAAAATTGTTAAGGATTTTTATATGATTAAACATCTAATTAAATAAAACATTCATTATTGCGATTATTAAACCCGGTTAGAGTTAGAAAACAATTTTCTAATTCCTAATCGCTTATCTAACTCTTTAAATGAAAACCATGCAGATGCACAAATAAAGAGCATTCCTACAATATATGAAATTGGGGCAGGAATGAATCTAATTATAAAAAAGCAAGCAAGCCCAAGTATAAATTGTATTCCAAATATTTTAACGAACTCATAATTAAAATAAAACCTATACAAATGCTTGCTTAAAAAAAACACTTGACACAAATACAAAATATAGGCAACTAAAAATGAGATTCCTAGTCCATTTAAACCATAAAGTTTATACCCCAAAATATTCAATCCAAAAATATATATATTCGCAATCAATTCATTCCAAAAAAACAACTTCGAAGCACCTTTTGCTAACATTATAAAGGCAATACACCAACTTGCTGCCCTAAAATACATGCCCAGTGCAGCCCATTGTATCATCCCGTTAACTGGGATAAATTGCGTGGAATACAACAATACAACAACCCAATTTATAAAAATTAAAAAGATAGCTAAAATTGGAGCCAACACTAAAACGGCAATTTCAGCTTGCTGATTAATCATGAATGTTGCTTTTATATTATCATGAGCCACACCTGAAAGTCGTGGATAAAAATCGGTTCCCATGGCCGTGAAAACTAAACCAACATAAGTATTAATAATAGCAAAGCCTGCTGTATAGAATCCAACATCAGCTAATCCGCTGGTGCGCCCAATGTAAATCCTAACTAAATAAGACGCTCCAAGCGTAATCAAGCCACTCAAACTAAGCATAAAACCCATGCGAAGCATCTCTTTACCTTCTATCCATGTATGATGGTAAGAAACATTTACCTTCTCAATTTCTACTTTACCTGCAAAGTACCACGAGCAGAGCATTGAGACGAGCGAAGTAAAGATAATGGCAGGTACAATGCCATCGATACGCCAGAGGTAATAGATAGGCACTGAAACAAATAATCCTAAAAAAGCACCAAATAAATTGGCTTTAGCCAGGTATTTATGCTTGCGCATGCCTTGCATTATTACAAGTTGGCCCGTGCTAATCTGATTGAACAACAAAGTAATTGAAATCCATACAAACGCTAATGTATAATTACTGTTGCCGAATGTAATTTGACTAAGCCAAGGTGAAAATATTAGGGTTGTAAATAAACCCAATAAACCGGTAACCCAAACCCATCTTCTGAGCACCGTAATAATCAAGGCTATTCTATGAGAATCATCAGTAACATTAGCCTCAGCAACATTCTTTACCGAACTGGTTCCTAAACCCGAATTGGTAAGGCTTCCAATAATACCTATAGTAGTAGTCAATAACCCCATAATACCAATACCAACAGGTCCAAGCAAGATAGCTATAACCTTTGAACGAATTATCAATATTAGAATCTTTACCATCTGAACACCACCAAAGATTGATGTGGCCTTCATTATTTGGCGATACGAGGTTTGCTGTTCGGTCATTTACTGGGGAAAAGCGTTTAGAAACGGTTCAAAGTATCAATAATTCCCTGTATTTCATTATTGGTATGCACAGGGCTAATAGGCAAGCTCAAAACCTCTGAGTGTATTTTCTCTGTTATAGGAAAAATAAAGTTATTCCACTCTTTGTAAGCAATTTGCTTATGTGGCGGAATGGGGTAGTGTATAAGGGTTTGAATTCCTTTTTCTGTTAAATATTTCTGTAAATCATCACGTTTTGGGTGTCGGATTACAAATAAATGCCAAACGTGTTGTAGGTTGTCTGTTATTTGTTTTGGGTTTGCGGTTGGTAATACAATATTGGAGTTTTTTATGTGTTGGCAATAGTATTGAGCAACTTCGCGTCGGCGTTGGTTTTCTGCATCGATATACTTTAGCTTTACGCTTAAGAAAGCGGCCTGTATTTCGTCCATGCGGCTATTTAATCCCTGGTATTCATTTACATATTTAGTTTTACTGCCATAGTTGGCTAATGCTCTAATTGTCCCGGCCAGCTCATCACTATTTGTTGTTACAGCGCCAGAATCGCCTAAAGCACCAAGGTTTTTACCGGGATAAAAACTATGCCCCGCAGCATCGCCTACCGATCCTGTACGTTTATCACCATAAAAACATCCGTGCGCTTGCGCGTTATCTTCTATTAATTTCAGCTTATATGTTTCGACTAATCGTTGAATCTCTGGATGCATTGCATTTTGTCCATAAAGATGGACAATCATTATTCCTTTGGTTCGCTCGGTAATATTTTTTTCTATTAAGTAGGGATCTATATTATAGGTATTTATATCGGGTTCAACAAGTATTGGCTTTAGCCTGTTATCCGTAATAGCAAGAATTGTGGCAATATAAGTATTAGCTGGTACTATTATCTCATCGCCTTCGGACATAAAGCCCATCTCAATATAGGCTTTTAAAATCAAACGTAAAGCATCTAGCCCATTGGCAACACCTATACAATGTTTTGTACCAATAAACTCGGCATACTCCTTTTCAAAAGCCTTAACCTCCTCGCCAAGTAAATACCAACCAGAATCAATTACTTTGGCAACTGCCTGTTTTAATTCTTCAGCATATCGAGCATTAATATTCTGAAGATCAAGAAATTTTATACTATTCAACATGTTTTGATAGAATATGGGTTGTTCTTCCAATATGGTAACCTAATTTTTCCCAGGTGTGTAATACCGCAATATTTGTAGATTGTGTATTCATAAAAATTGTTTCGGCACCAATTTCTTTTAAAAGATAGGTCATTTCCGAAATTAATTTAACATACCATCCCTTGTTCGTTTCCGATGATACAGCGGATAACACCATTTTAGAAATATTATGATTCAACACCGCCCACTTATCTCTCAAAATATTTGCAGTAAGAAATGAATCGGATGGTAAATTGGGTTCATTTGGTACCATTACTAAATCAGTAAAGCCATTTATTGAGTTCTCAATGTAGGTTGACAAATAACGATCGGCATCGGCTTTTTTGAAACTAAAGTCAGAATGAAACCGATCGTAATTGTTTCTCATAAACGAAGCAACTCTCTTAAGATTTTCAATATCTGCTTGTTTTGCAACTCTTACATTAGCTCTTACACCATTATAGCACTCTAAATTAGAGTTATAAAAATGTATTCGGGTTTCTATCAATCGGAATTTTGCACAATTTAAAACCTGAATGACTTTATTGTCCTCGGAGGGTATTTCAATGGTAATATTTTGTTTTCCATAATCCTCATAAAGCTTCCTTAGGAATCTTTTTATGCTTTCCTGAAGAATATTTATATCTTCCAAATCAAAATCGATGAACCTTAAGAAAACAGAATTAATTCCAAAAAAATCTGTTTCCCAGGTATTTAAAACATAGTAGTATTTTACTCTTGTGCCAGATATATTATCAACAAAAACCTTATAACCATTTAAAGATTTAAGCATATCGCCTACAACTAAATCTTTTTCAATTCTATGATTAACTGAATATTCGCTGTATCTATATAGAATTTCTTTTCGTGTAACCATATAAAATCGGATTATCGGTTTATTTGCAAATAACGGGCTCGTTATTAATTAGTTTATACCTATTTCCCAAAGTATCCTTAAGATCCTTTGTTATAATTACACCCTCCTTAGTTACATATCCTTGGTGTTTAGCAGGCGCTCCAAACCAAAGCTGAAATGCAGGTACATCTTTTGTTACTAAGGAACTTGCTCCAATCATTGAATACTCTCCAATGGTAATTCCCCCTAAAACATTCACGCAGGATCCTATGCTTGCATTTTTTTTTATAAGCGTTCTTTGAAATTCCTTTGGGTACCGTTTCGAACGTGGTGTAGGATCATTATTAAGCGTAACATTCGGGCCAACAAAAACATTATCCTCTATAGTTATTCCATCCCAAACGTATACTCCTGCTTTAATGGTAACATAATTGCCAATTACTACATCATTCTCAATAAATGTATGGCAATTGATATTACAATAATTTCCTATACAAGCACCTTTTAGAACAACAGCAAATTGCCAAATATCTGTGTCTTTGCCAATATTCTCTGAATGAACATCGGCTAATGGATGTATCATAGGTAAACTTATTTATAATTTGAATACGATAAAAAATCTTCGTAATTCCTTATATAATCATCTTCCTGATACTTGTGAGATGTCAATACTAAACAAACAGAGCCCGACGAGAACCCTTTCTCTGCTGCCCAGATACCGGGAGGTATATGAAGTCCAAAATACGGTCTGTTTAAGGTAATTGTTCTCTTAACCTTTCCATCATCCAGTTCTACCTCAAAACTACCACTAGCTGCAATTAAAAATTGATGGCATTCTTTATGCGCATGTGCTCCTCTATCCTCCCCCCCAGGTATATCGTAAATATAAAAAACCCTTGCTATGTCAAAAGGAATTTGCTCACTATTAGTAATTGGAGTAATATTTCCTGCTCTATTTTGAGTTCGAGGTAACTCAATTATACTACAATCAAAAACGGTTGTTCTTCTCATGATTTTACCGTTTTAATATAAACATTATAATCCCGAATATAATCCTGCTCATTATAAATTGTTGAACTTAGCACCAATGCTATAGAATTAGTAGAGAAATTTTGCATCTGTCGCCAAAGCCCAGCTGGTATAAATAATCCAAAATAGGATCTGTTTAGTGAAAATTTTTCCTTTTGTTTTCCATCATCAATCACAACATCAAAACTGCCCGAAAGTGCAATAATTAGTTCCTGCTGTTTTTTAAAAGCATGCCCACCTCGCACCTCTCCACCAGGTACATCATAAATCCAATAAACACGTTCAATTTTAAAAGGTACGTGTTTTTCTCCCTCAATAAAAGAAAGATTTCCTCGACTATCAAGAAATTTGGGAAGATCAATTAACTTAACGTTGTTTAATGTCATACCAATCTTGTTTGAATTGTCTATAAAGTATATTCTTTTGTAGATTTATGTATTTAACTTTTTATTCCAAATGTCCAATATTCTTTGTTCGACAGATGACTACAGATCTCAGGTGTGTTTGTTTCTTTCGAATCTAGCAAATGAAAACCTGCTGATTCAAAAATATTTTCTATGTTACTGCCCTTCTCCAAGGTGCGAACATTCCCGATAATATCGTGACATACTTTGATACTCCGGATAACTCTTATTTTTGAAAAAATTATCAATCCGTATCATCAATATTCTATGGAATTCTTTACAACTTCGCCCCGTCACTTACAGATAATATCTGCAATCAAAAAACAAAAAGAGCACTAAACCTCTATATAAATAATTTCTAAAACAATCTTTTAATCCGCTCCTTCCATGTTAAACGTGGTTCATCCTCATCGGAGTAATACCCACTACCAGTATATGTACCATAACCGTAACCATGCTTATAGCCATAGCCATAACTGTAGCCATAGCTGTAGGTATAGCCATAGGAATAACCATATCCCCTCTTAGGCTGAAAATCATTGATTACCAAGGCTAAATTCTTTATCTCATGATGCTTATATATATCATTTATCAAGGAAAGAACCTCCTTGGAGGAATACCCAAAGCGCATAACAAACAGGTTTGCATCGGTAAAGCGAGCAATCAGAAAAGCATCGGAGACAATGGCTACTGGAGGGCTGTCAATCACAATAAAATCAAAGTTGTTTTTTGCCCATACAATAAACTCCTCCATTCGTTTTGATCCTAATAGTTCTGCGGGATTAGGTGGAATTGGTCCACTAGGCGCAAAGTAAAGATTATCTACTTGTGATGGAAAAATAATTTCCTCCTCTCTATTTTGTCCAATTAAGTATGTACTAACCCCAATTGTTCCCGTATAACCTACCAATCTGTGGAGTCGGGGTTTTCGTAAATCTAAACCTATTAATAATACTTTTTTACCTGTTACCGCAATAATTGCCGCTAGGTTAACAGCCGTAAAGGTTTTACCCTCGCCCACAATGGTGGAGGAAACTGAAATAACCTTTTGATCAGGCTCCCTTAATAAATACTGAAGATTGGTTCGTAATCCCCGGAACGATTCGGTAAGCGTTGATTTAGGTTTATCTAGAACCACCAGCTCCGATTGGTATCGATTATGCCCTAAAGTTCCAATTACAGGTACCCTAGTTTTCTTCGATATCTCCTTAAGGTCAAAAATTTTGTCATTAAGAAAATCGAATAGGAGTAAAATAATAAAAGGAATTCCCAGCCCAGCCATTAAGCCAATCAGATAATTCATCGATTTTTTAGGTTTTAGCATTTTAGCATTCTGGGCTAAAGCGTAATCGAGTATCTTGTTGTCAGCAATATTAGAGGCCTGGGCAATAGCAGCCTCGGCACGTTTCTCCTGAAGGTAGGTGTACATCTTATCAATCAACCCAAAATCGCGCTCAAAGCCAATTAGCAGCCTTTCGTTAACAGGTAACTTTCGCATTTCGGACTCAATCTGGCTAAGCTTTCCTTTTAGCTCTTGCTGCGCAATATGGTTCGATTCTATTAAACTACCAACCTTTTCGTAAAGAGTATTCCTAAGATTCTCTATTCTGATCTCAATCTGATTCAAGCCTGGGCTTCCCTCCTTTATTGTTGAACGCAACTCTTCCCTCTCTATAAATGATTTATTAATTTCGTTAAGTAGTAAACTTAACTGAGCGTCATCGACCCCCATTGCCGAAGGGGCTACAATGGTATTAAGGTCTTTTCGTTCGTCAAGGTATTTCTTTAAATAGGCATAGTACCTTCCACTAAGTTCAATACTGCTCTGGTCGGT is a window of Tenuifilaceae bacterium CYCD DNA encoding:
- the wbsE gene encoding glycosyl transferase family 1, whose protein sequence is MKILLVGEFSGFFNNLADGLRVLGHEVFLANTGDGLRKFNADYNWKKWGNGYTGKVYGYFDLWSNRRLFKGYDVVQFISPYFIPTLFLNKRFIRYVKHNNSKVFWAACGSSDLIAKYWTESVELRCGVYDYLRKITHDSGQMLRCERTEIVDYENWFIDQIDGVIPTMFEYAEPFRNHPKNIGTIPFPINIDKIEYKENIVEDKVVFYHGITRPEKGTIYIQEAFGLMRDKYFNEAEFICNNQLPYDQYIELVNKTNVILDQTNSFSSGMNGLITMAKGKILMGGGDDHSINELGYVFCPIINITSNSKQICESIEYVMARRNEILHIGAESRRFIEMHHNYIDIARKYIEKWSITN
- a CDS encoding O-antigen translocase, whose protein sequence is MTEQQTSYRQIMKATSIFGGVQMVKILILIIRSKVIAILLGPVGIGIMGLLTTTIGIIGSLTNSGLGTSSVKNVAEANVTDDSHRIALIITVLRRWVWVTGLLGLFTTLIFSPWLSQITFGNSNYTLAFVWISITLLFNQISTGQLVIMQGMRKHKYLAKANLFGAFLGLFVSVPIYYLWRIDGIVPAIIFTSLVSMLCSWYFAGKVEIEKVNVSYHHTWIEGKEMLRMGFMLSLSGLITLGASYLVRIYIGRTSGLADVGFYTAGFAIINTYVGLVFTAMGTDFYPRLSGVAHDNIKATFMINQQAEIAVLVLAPILAIFLIFINWVVVLLYSTQFIPVNGMIQWAALGMYFRAASWCIAFIMLAKGASKLFFWNELIANIYIFGLNILGYKLYGLNGLGISFLVAYILYLCQVFFLSKHLYRFYFNYEFVKIFGIQFILGLACFFIIRFIPAPISYIVGMLFICASAWFSFKELDKRLGIRKLFSNSNRV
- a CDS encoding aminotransferase gives rise to the protein MLNSIKFLDLQNINARYAEELKQAVAKVIDSGWYLLGEEVKAFEKEYAEFIGTKHCIGVANGLDALRLILKAYIEMGFMSEGDEIIVPANTYIATILAITDNRLKPILVEPDINTYNIDPYLIEKNITERTKGIMIVHLYGQNAMHPEIQRLVETYKLKLIEDNAQAHGCFYGDKRTGSVGDAAGHSFYPGKNLGALGDSGAVTTNSDELAGTIRALANYGSKTKYVNEYQGLNSRMDEIQAAFLSVKLKYIDAENQRRREVAQYYCQHIKNSNIVLPTANPKQITDNLQHVWHLFVIRHPKRDDLQKYLTEKGIQTLIHYPIPPHKQIAYKEWNNFIFPITEKIHSEVLSLPISPVHTNNEIQGIIDTLNRF
- a CDS encoding dTDP-6-deoxy-3,4-keto-hexulose isomerase, which gives rise to MRRTTVFDCSIIELPRTQNRAGNITPITNSEQIPFDIARVFYIYDIPGGEDRGAHAHKECHQFLIAASGSFEVELDDGKVKRTITLNRPYFGLHIPPGIWAAEKGFSSGSVCLVLTSHKYQEDDYIRNYEDFLSYSNYK
- the wzc gene encoding sugar transporter, with product MENDINRNINQQQPGYPEEEQLDIKQLLFRMLANWYWFAISVFITLFIAYLVNRYSEQIYGVTSSVIVRDDDQTKSFVGAEQLIQGLRLTKNTKSVQNEIGILQSYSLARQTIEELDEFKVTYVAVGRRGIKEQKLYNRAPFMVDIDSASVNQINYPVFVNILSKDEYRLESDDGKVIGKKLKFGERYKDDSFNFTIILREPASYTDDLVGRKYYFTVNDPNALALAYKSKVTVTLNDKKGSILTLNSNGFVAEQEADYLNKLMEVYILRGLQEKNLIAANTVTFIDQQLANMTDSLRKAEQSLQDFRTTNNVLDISREGNMLFDRVKQLQTDQSSIELSGRYYAYLKKYLDERKDLNTIVAPSAMGVDDAQLSLLLNEINKSFIEREELRSTIKEGSPGLNQIEIRIENLRNTLYEKVGSLIESNHIAQQELKGKLSQIESEMRKLPVNERLLIGFERDFGLIDKMYTYLQEKRAEAAIAQASNIADNKILDYALAQNAKMLKPKKSMNYLIGLMAGLGIPFIILLLFDFLNDKIFDLKEISKKTRVPVIGTLGHNRYQSELVVLDKPKSTLTESFRGLRTNLQYLLREPDQKVISVSSTIVGEGKTFTAVNLAAIIAVTGKKVLLIGLDLRKPRLHRLVGYTGTIGVSTYLIGQNREEEIIFPSQVDNLYFAPSGPIPPNPAELLGSKRMEEFIVWAKNNFDFIVIDSPPVAIVSDAFLIARFTDANLFVMRFGYSSKEVLSLINDIYKHHEIKNLALVINDFQPKRGYGYSYGYTYSYGYSYGYGYKHGYGYGTYTGSGYYSDEDEPRLTWKERIKRLF